Part of the Streptomyces sp. WMMC500 genome is shown below.
TGGCCGGTGGCGGTGAGCACGGGCAGCAGCCGCGGGGTGCCGAGGAAGCCGGTGGACAGATGCCAGTCGCGGGCCTCGATCAGGGCGACGAGACGGTCGGCGGCGGGCCCGCGGGCGTCCTCGGGCAGCAGGTCCATGGAGAGCGCCAGCACGTACGCGGTCTGCGTGTCGCCCTTGATCCGGGCGCCGCCTTCGGAGACGTACGCGGCCCTGAACGCCTCCCGTACGGCGCCGAAGAGCGCGTCGTACGGCGCCGGGTCGCGGCCGAGGACGCGGGCGATCCGGCCGACGAGGTCGGCGCTGTGCGCGAAGTACGCGGTGCCGATGACGTCCTTGGGAGTCTCGTCGTCGGTGTTGAGCCAGTCGCCGTAGCCCTCGGCGGGGCGCAGGTGGCCGGTGCTGTTGCGCTTCAGGTACTCCAGCCACGCCAGCATCGAGTCCCACGACTGCTCCAGCACCCGGGTGTCGCCGTACGCCTGGTACAGCGCCCACGGCACGGTGGTGCCGGCGTCGCCCCAGCCGGCGACGCCCTTGCCGACGGGGCCGACCCACGGGGCGACGTCGGGGTACGCGCCGTCGTCCGCCTGGTCGTCGCGCAGGTCGTACAGCCACTTGGTGAGGAAGCGGGCGGACTCCATCGTGTACGCCGCGGTGGGCGCGAAGACGTTGATGTCGCCGGTCCAGCCGAGGCGTTCGTCGCGGGCGGGGGTGTCGGTGGGCACGGACAGGAAGTTGCCGCGCTGGCCCCAGGTGATGTTGGAGTGCAGCTTGTCGAGCGTCTCGACGTTGGTCGCGAAGTCCATGGTGAACGGCGCGTCGGTGTGCATCACCCGGCCGGTGACGGCGTTCTTCTCCGGCCTGCCCGGATAGCCGGTGACCTCGACGTAGCGGAAGCCGTGGAAGGTGAACTTCGGCTCATAGACCTCGCCGTCGTCCGCGCCGCGCAGGGTGTACGTGTCGGTGGCGCGGGCGGTGCGCAGGTTGGCGGTGTACAGGGTGCCGTCCGGGTTGAGGACTTCGGCGTGGCGCAGCGTGACGACGGTGCCGGCTTCGCCCCGCACGCGCAGCCGGACGGCGCCGACCAGGTTCTGGCCGAGGTCGAAGACGAACACCCCGGGCGCGGGCTCGGTGACCTTCCGCGCGGGCAGCTCGCTGACCACCCGGGTCGGCGCGTCCACCTGCGCGACGATCGCCGTGCCGCCGCCGTCGGCGGCCTCGGCGGGCCCCCAGCCGGAGTCGTCGAAGCCGGGCGCGGTCCAGCCGGGGGTCTCCAGGCGCGCGTCGTGGTCCTCGCCGGCGATCAGGTCCGCGGCGGTCACGGGGCTGCCGGCGGCGCGCCAGCCGGTGTCCGACAGGATCCGCTCGACGCCGCCGTCGGCGTACGTGACCTCCAACTGCGCCAGCAGCGCGGGGCGTTCGCCGTAGTGGTGCGGGCCGAACCAGCCGAGGTTGCCCGCGTACCAGCCGGCGGCCAGGTCGACGCCGACGGCGTTGGCGCCGGGCCGCACCAGGCCGGTGACGTCGTACGTCTGGTACTGCACCCGCGTGTGGTAGTCGCTCCACCCGGGCGCGAGCACGTCCTCGCCGACCCGGCGGCCGTTGAGGTGCGCCTCGTACAGCCCGAGGGCCGTCGCGTACAGCCGCGCCCGGGCGATGGGCCGCGCCGGCAGCCGGAACTCGTGCCGCAGCCGGGCCGCGGGCAGCGAGACGGGCACGGTGACCTCGCCCCACGGGCCTGAGCCCCAGGGAGCC
Proteins encoded:
- a CDS encoding alpha-L-rhamnosidase — protein: MISRRRLLGTATALGTAAATGAAPAARAATAAGTDAVRRAEVTRPTAEYAVRPLGLDVDRPRLSWPVESGAPGGAQSAYQVRVATSPDRLGDPDVWDSGKVASADSVLVPYGGPALRPRTRYHWTVRVWDRDGTASDWSEPTWWETGLRGEEWAATWIAAPDLPTDAPDITGASWIWFPEGDPANSAPAETRWFRARLDVPEGVTRARLAVAADDRHTTYVDGTEVAAGTAWNRPDVVDVTGLLGAGTVVVAVAATNGAAGPAGLLGALELTTADGVTTRVTDAGWKAADAEPADGWTAPDFDDSAWSAAKVLAPWGSGPWGEVTVPVSLPAARLRHEFRLPARPIARARLYATALGLYEAHLNGRRVGEDVLAPGWSDYHTRVQYQTYDVTGLVRPGANAVGVDLAAGWYAGNLGWFGPHHYGERPALLAQLEVTYADGGVERILSDTGWRAAGSPVTAADLIAGEDHDARLETPGWTAPGFDDSGWGPAEAADGGGTAIVAQVDAPTRVVSELPARKVTEPAPGVFVFDLGQNLVGAVRLRVRGEAGTVVTLRHAEVLNPDGTLYTANLRTARATDTYTLRGADDGEVYEPKFTFHGFRYVEVTGYPGRPEKNAVTGRVMHTDAPFTMDFATNVETLDKLHSNITWGQRGNFLSVPTDTPARDERLGWTGDINVFAPTAAYTMESARFLTKWLYDLRDDQADDGAYPDVAPWVGPVGKGVAGWGDAGTTVPWALYQAYGDTRVLEQSWDSMLAWLEYLKRNSTGHLRPAEGYGDWLNTDDETPKDVIGTAYFAHSADLVGRIARVLGRDPAPYDALFGAVREAFRAAYVSEGGARIKGDTQTAYVLALSMDLLPEDARGPAADRLVALIEARDWHLSTGFLGTPRLLPVLTATGHHDVAYRLLHQDTFPGWGYQIASGATTMWERWDSIKPDGSFQDAGMNSFNHYAYGCVGEWMYRHITGIAPAEPGFRKVLIRPRPGGEVDRATGRLTTLYGPVTTDWRERDGRLRLEVTLPFNTTAEVWVPARSAADVSHGRARFLRTEDGCAVFAADAGTHRFTN